The DNA segment CCGACGATCACGTCGAAGCGGAAGACCGAGCCGCCGCCGGGCTCGCTCTCCACCGTGATGCGTCCGCGCATCAGTTCGACGAAGCGCTTGGTGATGGCCAGACCTAGTCCGGTGCCGCCGAACCGGCGCGTGGTCGACGAATCCGCCTGCGAGAAGGGTTGGAACAACCGGGGAAGCGCAGCCTCCGCGATGCCCACTCCCGTGTCGTGGATGGCGAAGTGCAGCCGGGCTTCGCGGTCAGTGCAGGCCGTGGCGCTGACGTGAAACCGGACGTGGCCGGCGGACGTGAATTTCACGGCGTTGCCCAGAAGGTTCATCAGGATCTGCCGGAGTCGAACGGCATCGCCGCGCACCACGACCGGAACCTCAGCGCCGATCTCGCTGACCAGGAGGAGACCTTTGCGTTCTGCGATGGGACGGAGCACTGCCAGGACCCCGTGGACGCAGGGCACGAGCGGAAACTCGATCTCCTCGAGCTCGATCCGGCCCGCTTCGGCCTTCGCCATGTCGAGAATGTCATCGATCACACGCAGCAGCGCGTCTCCGCAGTCGCAGATCGTCCGGAGGTAGTCGCGTTGCTCGGCACTGAGCGGGGTGTTTTCCAGGAGTGAAGCCATGCCGATCACGCCGTTCATCGGCGTGCGCAGTTCGTGGCTGACGACGGCGAGGAACTGGGATTTCGCCGCGTTCGCGGCCTCGGCGGCGTTCTTGGCCTCGTGCAGCGCGGCTTCGGCGTGTTTGCGCCGGGTGATGTCCTGGATGAAGCCTTCGTAGTACAGAACGTCGCCTTGGGCGTTGCGGACGGCGCGGGCGTGTTCGGACACCCAGATGACGGAGCCGTCTTTGCGGCGGACTTCGTATTCCAG comes from the Opitutus sp. ER46 genome and includes:
- a CDS encoding ATP-binding protein, which codes for MLAPETWEMAESVPPLPSSLERFHSIVQNAVEGIFQSTPEGRYLLVNPALAKMYGYTSTAELLQCVRDISVHVYVDPAARREYQRLMAERSEVHGLEYEVRRKDGSVIWVSEHARAVRNAQGDVLYYEGFIQDITRRKHAEAALHEAKNAAEAANAAKSQFLAVVSHELRTPMNGVIGMASLLENTPLSAEQRDYLRTICDCGDALLRVIDDILDMAKAEAGRIELEEIEFPLVPCVHGVLAVLRPIAERKGLLLVSEIGAEVPVVVRGDAVRLRQILMNLLGNAVKFTSAGHVRFHVSATACTDREARLHFAIHDTGVGIAEAALPRLFQPFSQADSSTTRRFGGTGLGLAITKRFVELMRGRITVESEPGGGSVFRFDVIVGTSGRGLPTGWP